The Chitinophagales bacterium genomic interval ATTGATGAGCACTCTTGCCTGCGAGCAATTAAAGAAACGGGCAGTATCGCATGCGCGATATTTAAACTCATCTCTTCCATAATAATTGGTGGTGGGTTGATATACAAACTTCCCGGTAGAGTCCATTTGCACGGTGCCGTTGAACGGATTTTGAGTAACTCTTGTCTTTAATTTATCGCCATCGGCATCGTAGTCGTTGAGTAACACATTGCCTACTAAAGTTTGATCTTCTAAGATGGTAAAGGTATCGTTGTAAGCAACGGGCTGGTCGTTCATGGGGGCAATAATAATTGTAACTACAGACATGGCACATTTGTTACTTGTATCGCAAACTCGATACAAAAAGAAATCAAAGCCATTGTAATTAGGATTGCCTTTGTAAGAGTAGTTGTTTACAGATTTAGTAAGTGTACCATTCAGCGGCTGTGTAATTGGCTCCCACGTAAGCGGATCGCCATCCGGATCGCGATCGTTATCTGCCGCTTTCACTACAATGGCAACATCTTCCAATGCAAAAACAATATCTGGGCTTGCAATGGGTGCTCTATTTTGCTTTATGCCATTGCAAACCGCATCGAGCACCAATGTATAAGTACTAAAAGTGCATTGCCCATTGCTGTTGCAAACTCTATAAGCTCCGGTTACACTACTCGAAAAATTTTGTACAGCAACAAAAATTACCGAATCGCCTCTGCGCGTATAGCTGCCACTTGCCGGATTTATTACAGGTAATGGCTCCACAAAGTTGCTTAAGAAAATACTATCGCCATTGGGATCGTTATCGTTTGCCAGCGGGTAGAGTACATGTGTATCGCCCGGGCACACATAAAATGTATCGGCTCTGGCAATAGGAGCGTTCTGTGCGTTTACCATTTTAGTTGCTGCCAATAGCAGCAATGCAATCACAAATCTCAGGCTTCTACTTCTTGTTGAATAAATTGCAAGCATTGTGCTACTGTTTTTTCTGACCCAATAAATATGGCTGTTCTTTCATGAATTTCTTCCGGCTGAATTTCTAAAATAGGCATATTCCCATTAGAAGCTATTCCTCCCGCTTGTGTTACCAAAAAACTCATGGGAATACATTCGTACAGTAAACGCAGCTTACCTTTGCTTTCGCCCTTGTTGGCAGGGTAAAAAAAGATGCCACCCTTTAAAATAGTTCTATGCAAATCGCCTACCATAGACCCAATATAGCGCAATCCAAAAGGGCGTACAGTGGCTTTATCGCTTTCGCCACACCAAGCCACAAATGCTTTTAAGCCATCTGTAAACTTGTGAATATTGCCTTGGTTTACAGAATAGATGGCGCCTTCTTTTTTTATAGAAAGCTCCGGGTGCGACATTACATACGCACCATCGGCAGCAAGCGTAAATCCATGCGTACCTTTTCCAACGCTTAACATTAAGATGGTGGAACTTCCAAACAACATGTATCCCGCAGCGGCAAGCTGCTTGCCCGGCTGTAAGAAATCGGCATCGGTTGCCACTCCTTCAGACTGCTTTTGCCATATAGCAAAAATAGTACCTATGGGAGCTGCAATATCTATATTGGAAGAGCCATCTAACGGATCTACCGCTACC includes:
- a CDS encoding tandem-95 repeat protein, whose protein sequence is MIALLLLAATKMVNAQNAPIARADTFYVCPGDTHVLYPLANDNDPNGDSIFLSNFVEPLPVINPASGSYTRRGDSVIFVAVQNFSSSVTGAYRVCNSNGQCTFSTYTLVLDAVCNGIKQNRAPIASPDIVFALEDVAIVVKAADNDRDPDGDPLTWEPITQPLNGTLTKSVNNYSYKGNPNYNGFDFFLYRVCDTSNKCAMSVVTIIIAPMNDQPVAYNDTFTILEDQTLVGNVLLNDYDADGDKLKTRVTQNPFNGTVQMDSTGKFVYQPTTNYYGRDEFKYRACDTARFFNCSQARVLINILPVNDAPEIDNVTINVESSGGEYNADVAVGTSDVEHDTLRYHIVSKPNSKLLTATIDSVSGLLQVTVGRGFCGTDSFTIEACDYELCTPATVWIKGANCINEIEQVEGFSPNGDGINDQLFFKELDQFAPAYLVVFNRNGFPVYENEDYRNNWSGTNQVNNQPLPDGTYYYVLELSKLEKRYKNYLVIHR
- the fbp gene encoding class 1 fructose-bisphosphatase; the protein is MEKGTLLSQYLKSNTNTELSEVITAIADATVLINEKVRVAGLSDIVGVAGTTNVQGETVQKLDLLANDLIIEFLQKGTACAALVSEETDAVLPIHAAGKYVVAVDPLDGSSNIDIAAPIGTIFAIWQKQSEGVATDADFLQPGKQLAAAGYMLFGSSTILMLSVGKGTHGFTLAADGAYVMSHPELSIKKEGAIYSVNQGNIHKFTDGLKAFVAWCGESDKATVRPFGLRYIGSMVGDLHRTILKGGIFFYPANKGESKGKLRLLYECIPMSFLVTQAGGIASNGNMPILEIQPEEIHERTAIFIGSEKTVAQCLQFIQQEVEA